The genome window ACCCCGGACAGCACGGCCAGCTTCCCCAGCGCGTCCACGTCCAGGCCCTCCGGCCCCTCCGTCACCAGCTTGTGCACCCGCTCGAAGAGAGCCTCCGCCTCCGCGCGCGTCCGGTCCTTCACCGCGCCCGTCATCAGCGACGCGGACGCCTTGGAGATGGCGCAGCCCTGCCCCTGGAAGCCGATGTCGCGGATGACGTCACCCTCCACCTTCAGCGTCACCGTGAGCTGGTCGCCGCACAGCGGGTTGTGCCCCGCCGCCTCGCGGTTGTGCCCCTCCACCACCCGGTAGTTGCGCGGGCGCTTGGAGTGCTCCAGCACCACCTCCTGGTAGAGGTCCGACAGGTCCGAGCTCACTTGAACACCTCCAGCACCTTGTGCAGCCCGCGCACGAGCGCGTCCACGTCCTCGCGCGTGTTGTAGAGCGCCAGCGACGCCCGCGACGTGGCCGGCACCTTGAAGTGCTGCATCACCGGCTGCGCGCAGTGGTGCCCCGTGCGGATGCACACGCCCTCGCGGTCCAGGATGGTCCCCACGTCGTGCGGGTGGATGTCCTCCAGCATGAAGGACAGCACGCCCGTCTTCTCGCGCGCCGTGCCCACCAGGCGCAGGCCCGGCACCGACTCCAGCGCCTTCGTGGCGTACGCCATCAGCTCCCGGTCGTGCGCCGCGACGTTCTGCATCCCCAGCGCCTCCAGGTAGCGGATGGCCGCCGCCAGCCCCACCGCGCCCTCGAGGTTGGGCGTGCCGGCCTCGAAGCGGTGCGGCACCCGGTTGTAGGTCACCTTCTCCATGGTGACGGAGAGGATCATGTCCCCGCCGCCCTGGTACGGCGGCAGCGGCTCCAGGCGCTCCAGGCGGCC of Pyxidicoccus xibeiensis contains these proteins:
- the sufU gene encoding Fe-S cluster assembly sulfur transfer protein SufU — encoded protein: MSSDLSDLYQEVVLEHSKRPRNYRVVEGHNREAAGHNPLCGDQLTVTLKVEGDVIRDIGFQGQGCAISKASASLMTGAVKDRTRAEAEALFERVHKLVTEGPEGLDVDALGKLAVLSGVSEFPARVKCASLAWHTLRAALEGRGEAVSTE